In a genomic window of Primulina huaijiensis isolate GDHJ02 chromosome 10, ASM1229523v2, whole genome shotgun sequence:
- the LOC140986126 gene encoding uncharacterized protein, whose translation MGGVTSSMAAKLAFFPPTPPSYKVVTDDTTGILLLHPFPHRENVDVLKLPTRRGTEIVAMYVRYPMATSTVLYSHGNAADVGQMYELFLELSIHLRANLLGYDYSGYGQSSGKPSEHNTYADIEAAYKCLEENYGTKQEDIILYGQSVGSGPTVDLASRLPQIRAVVLHSPILSGLRVMYPVKRTYWFDIYKNIDKIPSVKCPVLVIHGTADDVVDCSHGKQLYELCQEKYEPLWIKGGNHCDLELYPEYIKHLKKFVHAVEKPSAIHASRKSVDRPEHSRKSIEYVEAPRKSTDWREKPRQSTDRPEKLKTYEYKFHKDDKLSKLKASLDQMERSRRSVEYNEKSRRSIDIHLEKARKSIDWLDRLRTS comes from the exons ATGGGAGGGGTGACATCATCAATGGCTGCGAAGCTAGCGTTTTTCCCTCCTACTCCTCCGAGCTACAAAGTGGTTACGGATGATACCACTGGGATCCTGCTGCTGCACCCGTTCCCGCACCGGGAAAACGTCGACGTGTTGAAGCTGCCGACGCGGCGGGGGACTGAAATCGTGGCGATGTACGTGCGGTACCCCATGGCTACTTCGACGGTGCTGTACTCGCACGGCAACGCGGCGGATGTCGGGCAGATGTACGAGCTTTTCCTCGAGCTCAGCATTCATCTCAGAGCTAATCTCCTTGG ATATGACTACTCAGGTTATGGCCAGTCATCTGGAAAG CCAAGTGAGCACAATACTTATGCGGATATTGAAGCTGCATACAAGTGTCTTGAAGAAAACTATGGGACCAAGCAAGAAGACATTATACTCTATGGACAATCGGTTGGGAGTGGTCCTACGGTAGATCTAGCCTCTCGTTTGCCACAAATAAGGGCTGTTGTCTTGCATAGTCCTATTCTATCAGGCTTAAGAGTCATGTATCCGGTGAAGCGCACATATTGGTTTGACATCTATAAG AACATTGACAAAATCCCCTCGGTGAAGTGTCCGGTGCTGGTTATTCAT GGCACAGCTGATGATGTCGTTGACTGTTCTCACGGTAAACAACTTTACGAACTATGCCAAGAGAAGTACGAGCCATTATGGATCAAGGGAGGAAACCACTGCGATTTAGAACTCTATCCTGAGTATATTAAGCAcctaaaaaaatttgtacatgCAGTCGAAAAACCTTCTGCAATACATGCATCAAGGAAAAGTGTAGACCGACCTGAACATTCCAGGAAAAGTATAGAGTATGTTGAAGCTCCAAGGAAGAGCACAGACTGGAGAGAGAAACCCAGGCAGAGCACTGATAGGCCTGAAAAACTCAAAACCTACGAATACAAATTTCATAAAGACGACAAGCTTTCCAAGTTGAAAGCATCTCTTGATCAAATGGAAAGATCTCGGAGGAGTGTGGAGTATAATGAGAAGTCCCGAAGGAGCATTGACATTCACTTAGAGAAAGCACGGAAAAGCATTGATTGGTTGGATAGATTACGAACTTCATGA
- the LOC140986528 gene encoding autophagy-related protein 16-like, translating into MNVWKNPQNLVKSLNDSTINKSDAKMVQEEIAVEAIKHALRALKKRHLLEEGAHSPAFSALSRPILSQGSEWKEKFENLQVEIHQCYKVQSRLSEQLAIEVADTRASKALLQEKESMISELQNEVNQSRDECSRLAGVLEEKTKALELLISEHQNLIEQLEATTLRADTAEAENKTLIDRWLVEKMKDAERMNETNAIYEDMLDHMKGNNIQQIARQQVDGVVRQSEEGAEYYVESVIPTTCKRRIPAHEGGCSSIVFEYNSGMLVSGGQDKAIKIWDTNTGSLSRTLYGCLGSVLDLSVTHDNKAVIAASSANNLCVWDVNSGRVRHTLTGHVDKVCAVDVSRVSNRNVVSAAYDRTIKVWDLQKGYCVNTLIFHSNCNTLCFSIDGQIICSGHMDGNLRLWDIQTGKLLSEVTAHANAITSLSLSRSGSTILSSGRDNLHNLFDIRTLEIFATLRANDNRVASNWSRSCISPDDGYVAAGSADGSVHVWSVENGKIASTLKEHTFPVLCCSWNNLGKPLATSDKNGDICIWT; encoded by the exons ATGAATGTTTGGAAAAATCCACAAAACTTAGTAAAATCTCTGAACGATTCGACGATCAACAAAAGCGACGCCAAAAT GGTGCAAGAAGAAATAGCagtggaagcaataaaacatgctTTACGAGCTCTTAAGAAGCGGCATTTACTCGAAGAAGGCGCTCACTCCCCTGCTTTCAGTGCTCTATCTCGCCCCATTCTGTCACAG GGATCGGAGTggaaagaaaaatttgaaaatcttcaGGTTGAGATCCACCAATGCTACAAAGTTCAATCTCGGCTTTCGGAACAACTTGCGATTGAAGTGGCTGATACTAGAGCTTCAAAAGCTTTACTGCAAGAGAAAGAATCCATGATATCTGAATTGCAAAATGAGGTTAATCAGTCAAG GGATGAATGCTCTCGATTAGCTGGTGTGTTAGAAGAGAAGACAAAGGCCTTAGAACTGTTGATATCTGAGCACCAGAATCTTATAGAACAACTCGAAGCAACCACACTAAGAGCTGACACTGCTGAAGCAGAAAATAAGACATTGATCGATCGTTGGCTGGTGGAGAAAATGAAAGATGCTGAACGCATGAATGAG ACGAATGCCATTTATGAAGACATGCTGGATCACATGAAGGGaaacaatatacaacaaatcgCCCGTCAACAAGTGGATGGTGTTGTCCGTCAAAGTGAAGAAGGTGCTGAGTATTATGTTGAGTCAGTGATTCCCACTACATGCAAGCGAAGAATCCCGGCCCACGAAGGTGGTTGCTCCTCGATAGTTTTTGAGTATAATTCTGGTATGTTGGTTAGTGGGGGTCAGGACAAAGCCATCAAAATTTGGGATACAAATACAGGGTCGTTAAGTCGTACGCTTTATGGTTGTCTGGGCTCTGTTCTTGATCTTTCGGTCACCCACGATAACAAAGCTGTCATTGCAGCCAGTAGTGCAAATAACTTGTGTGTTTGGGATGTAAATTCGGGTCGTGTCCGACATACACTCACTGGCCATGTAGACAAGGTCTGTGCCGTGGATGTGAGCCGAGTGTCAAATCGCAATGTCGTGAGTGCTGCTTATGACCGTACGATAAAAGTTTGGGATCTTCAGAAGGGATATTGTGTCAATACTCTAATATTTCATAGCAATTGCAACACCCTTTGTTTTAGCATAGATGGACAAATTATTTGTTCGGGCCACATGGACGGGAATCTCCGACTATGGGATATTCAGACGGGTAAACTTCTGAGTGAGGTTACTGCCCATGCAAATGCTATCACATCTCTGTCATTGTCTAGAAGTGGAAGTACAATCTTGTCCAGTGGAAGAGACAACTTACACAATTTATTTGATATCCGTACTCTTGAAATATTTGCCACTTTGAGAGCAAACGACAATAGAGTGGCATCTAATTGGAGCAGATCTTGTATTAGTCCTGATGATGGTTATGTAGCTGCTGGATCTGCTGATGGATCAGTACATGTTTGGTCGGTAGAAAATGGGAAAATAGCGAGCACTCTAAAGGAGCATACGTTTCCTGTGTTATGCTGTTCATGGAATAATCTTGGAAAACCTTTGGCTACCTCGGATAAGAATGGTGACATATGCATTTGGACTTGA